In Streptomyces violaceusniger Tu 4113, one DNA window encodes the following:
- a CDS encoding ABC transporter ATP-binding protein: MIEAQQLTKRYGEKTAVDGLDFDVKPGTVTGFLGPNGAGKSTTMRMIVGLDAPTSGSVTVNGRRYARHQAPLQEVGALLEAKSIHPGRSAYNHLLALALTHGIPRRRVHEVIELAGLGSVAKKRAGAFSLGMGQRLGIAAALLGDPQTVMLDEPVNGLDPEGVLWIRNLLKALAEEGRTVFVSSHLMSEMALVADHLIIAGRGRLLADTTVGDLVREAGGDTVQIATQEAARLREVLAGPGVEITGRSGSEELQVTGLSAREIGLKAAEHGIALFELTARTVSLEEAFMNLTRDAVEYHGSTTVETPEPVGSNA; the protein is encoded by the coding sequence ATGATCGAGGCGCAGCAGCTGACCAAGCGGTACGGCGAGAAGACGGCCGTCGACGGGCTGGACTTCGACGTGAAGCCGGGCACGGTGACCGGCTTCCTGGGCCCCAACGGCGCGGGGAAGTCCACAACCATGCGCATGATCGTCGGGCTCGACGCCCCGACCAGCGGCTCCGTCACCGTGAACGGCCGCCGTTACGCCCGCCACCAGGCGCCGCTGCAGGAGGTAGGAGCGCTTCTGGAGGCGAAGTCGATCCACCCGGGCCGCTCCGCCTACAACCACCTGCTGGCACTCGCGCTGACCCACGGCATTCCGCGCCGCCGGGTCCACGAGGTCATCGAGCTGGCGGGACTGGGCAGTGTGGCCAAGAAGCGGGCCGGCGCCTTCTCCCTCGGGATGGGCCAGCGGCTGGGGATCGCGGCGGCGCTCCTGGGCGATCCGCAGACGGTCATGCTGGACGAGCCGGTCAACGGGCTGGACCCGGAGGGGGTGCTCTGGATCCGCAACCTGCTGAAGGCCCTCGCCGAAGAGGGCCGGACCGTGTTCGTGTCGTCACATCTGATGAGCGAGATGGCCCTGGTCGCGGATCACCTGATCATCGCGGGGCGCGGGCGGCTGCTGGCCGATACCACCGTGGGAGACCTCGTCCGGGAGGCCGGCGGCGACACGGTGCAGATTGCTACCCAGGAGGCGGCACGGCTGCGGGAGGTACTGGCCGGTCCCGGCGTCGAGATCACGGGCCGGTCCGGCTCCGAGGAGCTTCAGGTGACCGGGCTGAGTGCCCGTGAGATCGGTCTGAAGGCGGCCGAGCACGGGATCGCGCTGTTCGAACTGACGGCGCGGACGGTGTCGTTGGAGGAGGCGTTCATGAACCTGACCAGGGATGCCGTGGAGTACCACGGCTCCACGACCGTCGAGACCCCTGAGCCCGTCGGGAGCAACGCATGA
- a CDS encoding ABC transporter permease, translating into MSTFTTTVETPPAAPARPAYRVTGRRVVASEWAKLWSLRSTWITLGLGLLFLIAFGLIAANHYKSGIGSAHQDRDFATATAVSLSLFGTNFAQLALGVLGVLVTAGEYSTGMIRSTLAAVPRRLPVLWSKAAVFGLVALIVGTLGAFIAFGFGGSIVSGTPAAMSLTHTGVVRSLLGAGLYLGLVGVIGTALGALLRSVAGGISVLVATLMLIPGLISLLPSSWQDGVSPYLPSNAGESVFALTHDSTTLSPGAGLLVFLGWTALALVGAAYRLVRSDV; encoded by the coding sequence ATGAGTACCTTCACCACGACTGTCGAGACGCCCCCGGCAGCTCCCGCCCGTCCCGCCTACCGGGTGACCGGACGGCGCGTGGTGGCCTCGGAGTGGGCCAAGCTGTGGTCACTCCGATCGACCTGGATCACCCTGGGCCTCGGCCTGCTCTTCCTCATCGCCTTCGGTCTGATCGCCGCGAACCACTACAAGTCCGGCATCGGCTCCGCGCACCAGGACCGTGACTTCGCCACCGCGACGGCCGTGAGCCTGTCCCTCTTCGGCACCAACTTCGCCCAGCTCGCCCTCGGCGTGCTCGGTGTGCTGGTCACGGCGGGGGAGTACTCCACCGGCATGATCCGCTCCACGCTCGCGGCCGTGCCGCGCCGACTGCCCGTGCTGTGGTCCAAGGCGGCCGTGTTCGGGCTGGTCGCGCTGATCGTCGGCACCCTCGGCGCGTTCATCGCCTTCGGGTTCGGCGGCTCGATCGTCTCCGGCACACCCGCCGCGATGAGCCTGACGCACACCGGAGTCGTACGGAGCCTGCTGGGCGCCGGGCTCTACCTCGGCCTGGTCGGCGTCATCGGCACCGCCCTCGGTGCCCTGCTGCGGTCAGTGGCCGGCGGCATCTCGGTACTGGTCGCCACCCTCATGCTGATCCCGGGACTGATCTCCCTGCTGCCCAGCTCCTGGCAGGACGGCGTCAGCCCCTACCTGCCGTCGAACGCGGGCGAGTCGGTGTTCGCCCTCACGCACGACTCCACGACCCTGTCGCCGGGTGCCGGACTGCTGGTCTTCCTCGGCTGGACGGCGCTCGCGCTGGTGGGAGCGGCGTACCGGCTGGTGCGCAGCGACGTCTGA
- a CDS encoding sensor histidine kinase, with product MTTTTSAADVGGTGPLAARLARAGQRLRQADRAHPWMLDTAVTALVFLMFCLPDLLDHGDAGEGDGDGPHRFHFAFVQLPLAAMLALQAGLVLPLLWRRRRPMAAFVAIAVVFVLQWSMGAALRADVALFIALYSLALHGQLRRLPWACAVMASGMVLVAVRVSPAVSVWDALFFLLSTATAALAVGLMVRTRRAQLAGLRERAARLETERDQRIRLATATERARVAREMHDIVGHNLAVIITLADAGSYATDTAPERGKEALQLIGDTGRTALGELRRVLGVLREASDGARRTPELSPQPGLADIETLCDGVRTAGLEIVYRTVGEVDALDRGVQLAVYRIVQEALTNTLKHAGAGTRVTLSVVRDERLVIRIRDNGPAGHTGPWNEEGHGLVGMRERAALYGGTVSAGPAADGGWVVEAALDLTPQGGTR from the coding sequence TTGACGACGACCACCTCCGCCGCGGACGTCGGCGGAACCGGACCGCTGGCCGCCCGGCTCGCCCGGGCCGGCCAGCGGCTGCGGCAGGCGGACCGCGCCCATCCGTGGATGCTGGACACTGCCGTGACGGCGCTGGTCTTCCTCATGTTCTGTCTGCCGGACCTGCTGGACCACGGCGACGCGGGGGAGGGGGACGGCGACGGCCCGCACAGGTTCCACTTCGCCTTCGTCCAGCTCCCCCTGGCGGCCATGCTGGCCCTGCAGGCCGGTCTGGTGCTGCCGCTGCTGTGGCGGCGGCGTCGGCCCATGGCGGCCTTCGTCGCCATCGCCGTCGTGTTCGTCCTGCAGTGGTCGATGGGTGCCGCGCTGCGCGCGGACGTCGCCCTGTTCATCGCCCTGTACAGCCTGGCCTTGCACGGGCAACTGCGCCGACTGCCGTGGGCCTGCGCGGTCATGGCGTCGGGGATGGTGCTGGTCGCGGTGCGCGTCTCGCCGGCCGTGTCGGTCTGGGACGCCCTGTTCTTCCTGCTGAGCACGGCGACCGCGGCCCTGGCAGTCGGTCTGATGGTCCGGACCCGGCGGGCGCAGCTCGCCGGGCTGCGGGAGCGGGCGGCCCGGCTGGAGACGGAACGCGACCAGCGCATCAGACTCGCGACCGCCACGGAACGTGCCCGGGTGGCCCGCGAGATGCACGACATCGTCGGCCACAACCTGGCCGTCATCATCACCCTCGCCGACGCCGGTTCCTACGCCACGGACACGGCTCCCGAACGCGGCAAGGAGGCCCTCCAGCTCATCGGCGACACCGGCAGGACGGCCCTGGGCGAGCTGCGCCGCGTGCTCGGCGTCCTGCGCGAGGCATCGGACGGTGCCCGCCGGACACCTGAACTCAGCCCCCAGCCCGGCCTCGCGGACATCGAGACGCTGTGCGACGGCGTACGCACCGCCGGCCTGGAGATCGTCTACCGGACCGTCGGCGAGGTGGACGCCCTGGACCGGGGGGTACAGCTGGCGGTCTACCGCATCGTCCAGGAAGCCCTGACCAACACCCTGAAACACGCCGGTGCCGGCACCCGGGTGACCCTGTCGGTCGTCAGGGACGAACGGCTCGTCATCCGGATCCGGGACAACGGCCCGGCCGGACACACCGGACCATGGAACGAGGAAGGACACGGACTGGTGGGCATGCGCGAACGAGCGGCACTGTACGGAGGGACCGTGAGCGCCGGACCTGCGGCCGACGGAGGATGGGTCGTGGAGGCCGCCCTCGACCTGACACCTCAGGGAGGCACCCGGTGA
- a CDS encoding response regulator, whose protein sequence is MTTVLVVDDQQLQRYGFRVLLDSIPETEVVGEAGSGAEAVRKTAELRPDVVLMDVRMPGMDGIEATRRIAETGGRSSVLVLTTFDVDEYVHAALRAGASGFLLKDARPEELLAGIHAVAGGDAVIAPALTRRILDEYARHVPARRGDPGEDPRVASLTEREREILVAIGKGWTNGEIAARFVVAESTVKTHVGRVLAKIGARDRIQAVIFAYDRGLARPGAG, encoded by the coding sequence GTGACCACGGTGCTCGTCGTAGATGACCAGCAGCTGCAACGCTACGGCTTTCGGGTGCTGCTCGACTCCATCCCCGAGACGGAGGTGGTCGGCGAGGCCGGGAGCGGCGCCGAGGCCGTCCGCAAGACCGCCGAACTGCGCCCCGACGTCGTGCTGATGGACGTACGGATGCCCGGCATGGACGGCATCGAGGCGACGCGCCGGATCGCCGAGACCGGGGGGCGTTCCAGTGTCCTCGTGCTGACCACCTTCGACGTCGACGAGTATGTGCATGCCGCCCTGCGGGCCGGAGCCAGCGGCTTCCTGCTCAAGGACGCGCGCCCGGAGGAACTCCTCGCCGGGATCCACGCGGTTGCCGGGGGCGACGCGGTGATCGCGCCGGCCCTCACCCGCCGCATCCTGGACGAGTACGCCAGGCACGTGCCGGCCAGAAGGGGTGACCCGGGCGAGGACCCGCGAGTGGCCTCTCTCACCGAACGCGAGCGCGAGATCCTCGTCGCCATCGGCAAGGGCTGGACCAACGGCGAGATCGCCGCCCGCTTCGTAGTGGCTGAGTCCACCGTGAAGACACACGTCGGCCGGGTCCTTGCCAAGATCGGCGCCCGCGACCGCATCCAGGCGGTGATCTTCGCCTACGACCGGGGACTTGCCCGCCCCGGTGCCGGCTGA